The Pichia kudriavzevii chromosome 3, complete sequence nucleotide sequence TCTTCAGAGGttggttcttcttcaagaactgtttcttcaactggTTGAGCTTGCTGATcgattttctttcttttatttttacGTAAgacatttttcaacaaatcatATTCTCTAGGCCTCTTTTTAGTTTGCGAAAGAGTCGGAAGAGTCATGTTTGACCCAACATGCTCGCCAACATGTCCTTCTATTTGTTCTGCTTCATGATCGTTGACAATTCCCCTATTTTTTAgctcttcatcaatatagTTAGAGtccaaaaagaagaatttaaTCAAGAAAGACTTCATAAATGTCTCCATTCTATCCTTGTCATTTTGCGAGTATAGTTGATTACGTTTGATATTTGTGTGTACAAGCTTCAAGATATCCATAAAAATACtgaaatcatcatattTGGTGATTATTTCACGCTTTTGCCTAGTCATCAGTGGATGTACTAGCTTGTTATTCTGTTCTTGTTTAATAGTGGAAAGTTCGCTGACAAGCTGTTTGTTTGTCAATAACTTTTTGTCAATgtttttgaatgataaaCCCAAATGGTCTAGTGACTTTATTAGTAACTTTTGCTCAGCTTCTCTCCAAACCTTATTCCATTCTCTATGAACTCTTCTCCattcttcatctttttgtttcaacCTTTTTAAGACGATAGGAACAGCAACCGCAGGATTTTCATGGAGCGCGTCGATAACTTCCCACCCTCTATCCTTGTCATATATTTTTCTGATAACTTTCATGTAAATGGTACTTGATGTATGTCCTAATCCGACTGGCAACTTAAATTTCGCCTTTTCCTCAGGGGTCATACTCGCCATTCTATTGGCGATAGTCTCCAAGGTTTGGATCGTCCTCAAGTTAGCTTCCATATAGTAATCATATTCATGcctttcatcttcaattctgAACAGCATTTCTTCATACTGATTTTTCCGATGTGCAATGAAGCCTGATTCTTCGGAAGCCCATACAGGATGCCCAACCCATTCATCATTAAAAACAGATTTACATAAATCATCTCTACCAGAGCAAGGCATTTTGGTTTGCGATTTGGGTAACAATCTGTAGGAAGGACCTTCTGCTTTACACATTAATAAGTCAATCTGCTGctttttgattgcaatATCCTCGATTCTCAAAGGTTTTTCTTCGTATCCAATGAACTTTTTGAACCATTCAAATAATTCAGGAGACCCACCAATTATTGCACGGGACTTATTATGTAAAgtatttttatcaatgacaTCACTAGAGTATAATTTAAGCAACTTCAAGAATTCGTTATATGTTTGCTTGTTACCAACAGCTTTCTTtactttatcaaaaaatgCAATTTCATTGGTGAGATCAGTATCTAGCATCTTAGGATAGACTGGCTCCAAAACGCCTGAAATTAATGCAGGCTTTGGTGTTTGCTGCTCATAAAGCGAGCCTCTTAAATTAGAAACAGGGAATTCATCATATGGTTGTAAGTGTCCTTGATTTTGAACAGTTTGCATTTGACTTATACTAGGCACTGATCCTTTTTTACCCTTTGTTTTCACTTGAGCTTCCTCGGCATATATTTGTGGCTTCGGATAGTTTTGGTAATCTGTTTGCTGATCTACTCCAAATTGGGGTGCTACCATGATTGCCTGATCACCCGGGTAAGGACCTGATTGGAAGTTACCTACAGGTGGAAGTTGCACATTTTGACCATAGTAGTTTGAGTATGCTGCATATTCTTGTGGAGGTTCCCTTATAACGGTATTATCAGGCATAAATAGTTTGAAATCTTCCAGTAAATCTGGAGCGTCTCTAAATAGAACCGAAATTTCTCTATAGACTTCATTGATCGGTTTTATTCCCTTCTGATACATCTGTAAGttttctaaaaataatTTGTAAATGTCAGGTTGTGAAGCGTACCTTTGTTTGATCTTATTAACATAATTAATTGCTTGATCGAATTCAGCTGGTGTACTTTGTTTAGCCTCCACTTTCTGTTCTTCATTTGCATTAGATGGAACATGTTGGATATTGCCTGTTTCTACCACAGAAGTAGGCCCATTAAGTTGTCTATCTTGTTCAATATGTGCTTCAACAGTATTGGTTATTCTATCCTCAGGTTTATGCTGTGGGTGTAAATCATTTAGCTCAGCCGAATCTCTTCTGATTGAGGTACCCATTGGAGTGGTGACAACAATGGTATTTGTATCAGTAGGAGAACACTCAATCGAAAACCCTTGAGGCAAAAAGGTGTTGAAACCACTAATTAGTTCTGGGTGACCTTTGAATAAGGAAGATACCCTTTCAATCACACCTGGAGTGTCAATATTATGACTTTTGAAGTCTTTCATAATATCCAAGAAATTATTATAAACGTCAGTCTTGTTCTTGAATTTTAATTTCACTTGATCAAGATAATACAATGCATCTTTAACGTTAAGTGGCTTATAATTTGCACCATTTTCAGACATTTCTGGAGCTTGCACTTGCGCTTGTGTTGCAGTCACTTCGTGCTCCGAGTTAGTATGTGGAACAATTTGTTCTGGTACAGAGGGGGAAGCAGCAGATTTATCAACCACATCACCTCCTGGTTGCAAAATCTCTTGGGGCCCTGCAAATTTAGCCAAAGGAGGTACCTTTTCCCCATGCTTTTTTTGAGGAGACTTTAGTAGAGAATCTGCAGAGGGAAGTTTGATGTTATCTTTAGATGCTGGACTAGGATTTGGGACTCCTTCGTCGACACCTTGTGTGATGCTGTTAAAAGGCGGTAAGCTAGTAGTTTGACCTTGGGAAGGAGCTGTGAAACTATACCTTGGTAAGTTGTTGAGATTAGTTAGAGGAGGAAATTGATAGTCTGTGAGGAAATAACGAGACAAAGTGTTAGTAACTGGCTGGTATTGAGGGGGAGGGGAGCAAAGGAATAAAGAGACGtcaaaaaaaccaaaaaaacAAGACTCAATACATACTATTTCCAATGGAAGGAGGAGGTGGTGGTAAAACTGgatgttgctgttgattCTGGAATGCTTGCAGTCcggatgaagaagaattgcCTATTTCTGTTGTGGATAACTTAGGAGCGGGATTTCCATCTAAGTTTTGTGCTGCAACAACTTGGGGATCAGATTGGGCAATAGCTGAGGCAGATGCAGCAGTAGAGGTGTTTGATGGTTCTCCAGAGTTAGGAAGAGGAAGGGATCTAGAAGGATCGGCTTCAGTTCCAGTAGCAGATACCTGATCAGGATGATTTTTAGTGTTCCAAATTGCCGacatttcaaaaaaaaattaacaGCACAATTCAAGTGACTAGATTGGGAGAAGAATATGTGTAGTTTCAGTCGCCAACAACAAGTGCTACTTGAatagagagagaaagagagagagtCTGCAATATAGGTAGTTCGGGGGATGTATCTTAGACAGTGTCTTTTGGGAGGGTCTCTCAAGTGAAGTTCTCAGAAGCACAGATTCTAGTAAACAAAGAAGCAAGGCAGCACAACAAGTATCCGTATACACAACTAGAGCTAGATTAAGGGCTCCACTTGTATTATTAATGGCAGACAGTGTGAGATCTGTTGTAGGTTACAGAATCCGTAAGGAAAAcacctttatttttgttggCAAACTTCGTGCTTGCTTTGTCTGTCTCGTCTCgtttcttcatctcttTTACTTTCCTCCCTTGTCCTACTTTTTACCCGGTAACGCTGTGCCGCCTTCTCGTTTCTCTTTCGAGTCGGTTGAACGCAGTGAGTGGGGaggaatttttcatttcttaGCTTTTctcacttttttttttttttttgcattttctcgtgttttttttctcttctttaatACTGGCTAAATAATTGATTACATagttagaagaaaaaaataagctATTGGCACGCATTTTAAAAATGGCAGAGACCGACGCGACGGTGTGCGGAAGGAAGTTCAAGTATTTATCTTTTAATGCATGATTTTGTCCATCCACTTAGTTTGCACCTTCAATATCGTTGGAGATCCTATACTCTAACCCATTTCTCCAAGGATAGACCACAAGAAGCTTTGGAATGAATGCACCAGACCGTTTTGaactttttattttaccCGATGGTGTCCcaaaacttcaaataaCACCAGATTCTCGTGTTCCTAATTGTTTACTCATCAAATTCGAAAGAGAAGATCATACTCTAGGTAACTTATTGAGAGAAGAACTAATTAACGACCCAAAGGTTTTGTTTGCTGCTTACAAAATAGAGCACCCGCTCTTTGCAAACTTTATGATGAGACTCCAAACTGAAGAAGGCTATAATCCTAGAATAGCGTTAAAAGCTGCCTGTAATAGATTAATCCAAAAAATTAGTGTattaaatgaaaaattcaaaagagaATGGGATCTGAAAGCTTTGTTATCTGCTACTGAAACTGAGGATGAGATTTGAGGTAGTAGATGGTGATTTTCGGAAACATTGACTATTTTTCTGGATCTTTATATTAGCGGAAGTACGACTGTTTAGTTAACTTGTATATTAGTGAATGACGAAAATAAGCATCTTTACCAGGATATTCTGGTGTCACTCGACAGTTAAATTTACCCTAAAAATTGGTTACTACTCACTCTGAAATGCTATATTAGAACGTAAGAGgttattaaaaaattattacAAAAAGTATCATAGTTGATACGTAGTATGACTTTTGAAGTACAAGTAAAAGCtaaaacttcatttttctATATTCTGGTGCATCATTCAACCAGATAGTTTAAGCTGTGTATGTGTCTATTATTCTAGTAtggtattttgaagaatgtgATCCCTAGATTCATTGGTGAGACAAAAAAACGGCCATCATATAATCCTGAAAACAGAACGGTAATAAAAGCGTAATGAGcggagaaaaaagaaaaacaaggaAACTGAAATGAGACAGACCAAAAAATTGGTTTAAGGTGGAACCATTGAGAATTTGGtagagaaaataaagagCAGGTATCAATTCATCTTTGGGTTGGATGAGGAAGTATCTTATTCTAGATTGAGAGCTTTTCTCTCAAGGCATGTTTcatgaaattgaatttgacTGTGAAGTAATCATCTGGCGTTTCATAaaaattttggtttttcagAACATACTCTAATGGCAatgtttctatttctttgtttggCGTAATGTGGGTGATATTATACCCATAATCAGAAATAACTATTTTATGATGgtctttgaaattgaattgATAGCTACCATTACTCAATTCAAACATTATACCGTTGTCATCACGAGTATACCTTCTTAGAAATATCCCTCCACTCTGATTGTTTGATGTTCCATTTGAGACATCGGATAAATGAGCTGTCatatatttatcaaaaaaatcaatcacTTGCATCTCGTTGGCTAAGCTGTTCGGAATCTgttctctttcaaattgatcGACTTTCCATCCACTCGTTTCATCTGGTTGAATTAAGTATATGTCATTTCCTTCATGGAACTTCAAAACTGTGTGACCTTCAGTGAACAAAACTCCAATAGACCCGGTGGATAATTGATATGCAAACCCATGTTTGTTAGAGTAATCAACCCACTTACTAACCAGGCATGGTCGTTGCATAAATTCTGATTGCGGATGCAATTGTCCTAACTCgattttcttgatattATCAAGCGTGACAGATAACGAGTCATTTAACATTGCGACCATCTTATTATCATATTTTGCTCTTGATAATTGATTAGAAACTTTAGACTTGTATGGTTTTACACTGACTGGGGAaacttctttatatttgttCTTAGTATTATCTGGTGATAATGAGTGTGGTAATAAGGCTCTTGGACGCTCACTTTCTAGATCAGTCTTCAAGATTTCCACTGGATGTTTTGGAACGTCATTGATACCAACCATTTGTTTGCAGTTGGCAAAATTAATCATGGACTCTTCTTTAGTAATAAATGCAAGatgttttggtttttgtGTTAAACTTTCTGTGGTGATATGAGATGGAAATGATCCACATTTAAACCAATCGTATTCTAAAACTTGATCCAGGGTAGGCCTCTGATAAGGATCAGTAGCAAGCATATCAGTGATTAATTTTCTGGCCTCCAGAGAGACGAGAGATTCGGGTGGAAATTTGAAGTCATTGGTTTTAATTCTTTCATAGATAACGTTAACATCCTTAGCTTGGAAAGGTGGTTTTCCAAAAAGCATAGCATATAGCATGATACCAATTGCCCAAATATCGACTTCAAATCCATGTCCGACTTCCTTACCCCCCAAAACCTCAGGTGCAATGTAGTTAGGGGTTCCACAGATTGTGTATCTTCTTGGATGGGAGGAATTGATGATAGTTGCAAGACCAAAGTCTcctattttcaagttcatcTGAggatcaaagaaaatattaCCCAACTTCAGATCTCTGTGCACAACTTTTCTTCTGTGCAAATATTTAACGGCACCGATGGTCTGAACCATGAAAAATCTTGCTTCAGATTCAGTTATAACTTTTCTagtcttcaacaaatccATCAGTGATTGATGGGGACAAATTTCTAGCAAGATATAAACGTTAAcgtcatcttcaaagcAATCGATAAATTCCACAATATTCGGATGTGACATTGACTTATGAATCTTAATTTCACttaataattttgttttagttttttcattcttgATTGAAGCCTTAGCAACAGTTTTTGCCGCAAATACTCGGCCCGTATCGTCTTTCATTTGGAAACAACGAGCAAATCCTCCTTCTCCTAAAAAGTGGCCTCTTCTATAACCTCTTCCATGTCTGTTTTTAACAACACTGGGTGGTGTTTTACAAAGGGAGCTCaatttctctctctttttctttttgttggCATCAGGTTTAGTGATAGATCCCTTAATCGGGGTTTTGTTCAAGGGTGGAATGTTGGTTCTATTCAACTGAGCATTATTTAAGGGCTGCAGATGTCTATTTGTACTCATGATAAACTAATTATAGTTAAATGCAAATCCTAGATTGGTAATATGATAGCTCACAAGAAAATTAGCAGAACAAAActtaaaacaaaataagaGTGAAGAAACCGGTAGAATAATGACCTAAGTAAGATCtaattgaatatttgagGAACTTGAGTTTGAAGTATGCTGTTATTAGCTTGAAAGTGGCTTATATAAAGAGTAAACTGAGTGTTTCGAATTTATCTCTTAAGATATAAACGTTATATTccagttttatttttatttttcaaactgcAAGTTTTTATGTTTCAAACCAAACTATCAAGacttttttattttaaaaGCTGTAGTTAATTTTAACTAAGAGGAAAAGATGCTAAATGCAGGAGTAAGAatgttcttttttgaaaaagaaggaagcAGACTGTATAATATGGTAAAGGTTCCTAATTATCTGTAGAGATGGCAGCCAAACCACAGATCAAAAATggtgttttcctttttccaCATTGGAACTTCAAATTTCCACAATGGGGAATGTTTACAGTTGGCGCCCAATTGGGCAAGTTTTCGCTCTGTTTACGCTTTTCCGAATGCGGGAATTTTCCCTTTTTAattgttttccttctctAGAGAAGGTGAAACTCTACTGTTTTAATGTTATATCACTCGTGAAAAGTGTAAGTGTGGGATCGCCGTGCTATGTatctcatttttttttagattgTTATTTTGGAATATACTAAACTGGTAGTTTCACATCACCGTACCGTGTATATTCGTTCAAGCCTTGCTCATCTAACTCAAGCTAGACACGGCTTTTCtcaattcaacaagaaTAGTAGCTCTTCCTACTTCtattcttcttgttcaattcGAGATGTAACTGTGTTAAGACATACATTTGTGGTGCATTCGCCAAGAAAATTAAATTGTGATTGTTATTGTCATTGCTAttaaaattcaaattgaaactCTAAATATGCAATATTTGTAATTGTTGCCAGTAAGTTGATGTATTctcttaaaaaaaaatttatgAGCCATGTGTCTAACTGGCTGTTTATAAGCAGCAGTTTAAAAACTACGTGGTGGTTTACTCGGTCGTTAAGCAACGACTGAAAAGAACAACGTATGGTTAAATATAGTTGGGGCAATGTGAATCTTGGGCTCTTTCCCTACATTCCAAAGTTGACTTTATAcctttatttcttttccGTAAAGCATCTTCGTGGAGTGATCTTTCTGATGTTAGTTTTGCGGAATCTTCAGTACCGGAAGGATCTACTAAGTGCACAAGTATTTGAGTTTTCATTGTTTGAGCGAATATGCATTAGgaaaaaagttttcttgACTTTCATCTAAACTAAATTAATTCCGACATATCCACAGTTGTCAAAGTaaacaatatttttttatcctCTGCGTCTTCTACATCCTAGTAGTGAAATtgcaagaaaagaaaccGTCTCTTTTACGAATTCAGATCAAACCGAAAACCAGGGTTTCCTTGTATTTATGTTGTGCTTTTCAGAGGGTGCACCTACGAAGTCCAGCTCCCCAACCTCATTTATACCTGAACTTCGAAACCAACTAACATGTCCTGCCATGACTAAatgtttccttttcagaCGCACCTTCTACTTTTAACTACAGTTATGCTTTGATTATGGATTGCCAAAGTTATTTTATGTACCTCTATATTTTTCCCTGGTGAGAGTATTTATGCGAGGTGCAGggattttttctttttttttttttgggacTTACCCAAGAATATTAGCATgtgatgaggaaaaaaaatgttttggCATGGATTTGTATTCAACATGTTTTGAAGTttctgttttatttttctgGGGCCGTGACATTGTGGGTATTTCAGCAGGCCATGACTGAAGctgaaataaaaaaggaagattACAAACCTacaaaaaggaaacaatCAGAGAAAAGTAATGGGACAACCAAAAGagtgaagaaagaaaaatcaacgaAGGCTTCAAGTAAAAGAGCCAAAGAAGTAAAGACTGAAGTCAAGCAGGAAGGTGCACATGAGGAGAAAACTCTTGGCGTGAAAAAGGAGGAGGACGGAGAGGAGGACCAGAATGggtttgatgatgatcaGTCTTTTAAGTGGTGGGAAAATCCTGATGATTTGGATGGTGAAGTCAAATGGGAAACTTTGGAGCACAATGGTGTCATATTCCCACCGGAGTATGAACCGTTGCCGAAAAACGTCAAATTGTATTACGATGGTAGACCTGTTACTCTACCACtagaagcagaagaagttgCAGGATTTTTTGGGGCTTTGTTAGAATCCGACCATGCAAAAAATCCGACATTCCAAGCCAACTTCTTTAGAGATTTCAAGAAGGTATTGGAAGAAAGCGGTGGATGCGCAGAAgctgatattgaaaactttgaaaaatgtgaCTTCtccaaaatatttgaatacTACAATgcaaagagagaagaaaggAGAGCTTTACCCCctaaggaaaagaaaagattaaaggaggagaaagagaaggcTGAAGAAAAGTACAAGTATTGTCTATTGAATGGCAGGAAAGAACAAGTTGGAAATTTTCGTATTGAGCCTCCGGGATTATTTCGTGGTCGTGGTGCACATCCTAAAACCGGTGCATTGAAGAGACGTGTCAGACCTGAAGATATTACACTGAATCTGGGTAAAGATGCACCAATTCCAGCACCCCCAGAAGGTACGCAATGGGGCGAGATCAAACACGATAATACTGTTACTTGGTTAGCAATGTGGAAGGAAAATATCATGGGTAATGTCAAATATGTTagattttctcaaaattcATCTTTCAAAGGCATGTCAGACttcaaaaagtttgaaaaagcgAGGGAGCTGAAAAAGCATATAGATAAAATAAGGGATGATTATAGAAGTAAGTTGAAGAGCAACATGATGATTGATAGGCAAATTGCAACTGCTACATATttgattgatattttcGCATTAAGAGCAGGTGGAGAAAAACGTGATGATGAGGCCGATACTGTTGGTTGTTGTTCATTAAGGTTTGAGCATATTTTCCTTAAACCTCCAAACActgttatttttgatttcttagGTAAAGATTCCATCAGATTTTACCAGGAAGTTCAAGTTGACCAACAAGTGTTtaagaacttgaaaattttcaaaaaagacCCAAAGAAACCTGGTGATGACTTATTTGACAGGCTCAATCCAGGTATACTGAACACTTATTTCCAGGATTTTATGCCTGGCTTGACAGCCAAAGTGTTTAGAACATATAATGCTTCTAAAACTATGCAAgatcaaattgataatatACCTAACGAAGGAACTGTCAACGAAAAAGTGGTTGCTTTTAACGCTGCTAATAGAGAGGTTGCTATTTTGTGTAATCATCAGCGTACAATTCCTAAAGCTCACCAAGCAGGTGTCCAAAAGATCAATGAGAGAATTGAGGAAATGATGTGGCAGAAGATCAAACTAAAGCGTCTAATGTTACAACTGGATAAGacgttgaaaaaaaaggaaatgagCTATTTTGCCGAAGTTGCAGAtttaacaaaagaaaaggagcAGGAGATTGTTACGCGTTGGTCGGAGAGGGAGCTTGACAAAGTCCAAAAgaaatttgagaaagaCAAGGAGAGGCTCGGCTACGAGAGGAAAGAAATGCCTGCTGAGGACTACAAGGTGAAGATGGCAGAGATCAAGGAGGACCACAAGAAGCGTTTGGAGAAAACCAAGGAGATAGTCAAGCAGTATAAGGCTGAGgcaaagaaacagaaataCGAGGAGAAGAGTTCGTATACTATGGAGAAACTGAAGACTCAAGTAGACAAGCTTGAGGAGAGGATCAAGAACACAAGTTTACAATTAAAGGACAAGGAGGAAAACTCCACTGTTTCATTAGGTACGTCCAAGATGAACTATATTGATCCTCGTCTCACTGTTATGTTTGCCAAAAAGTTCAATGTcccaattgaaaa carries:
- a CDS encoding uncharacterized protein (PKUD0C05820; similar to Saccharomyces cerevisiae YOL006C (TOP1); ancestral locus Anc_6.32); this translates as MRKKNVLAWICIQHVLKFLFYFSGAVTLWVFQQAMTEAEIKKEDYKPTKRKQSEKSNGTTKRVKKEKSTKASSKRAKEVKTEVKQEGAHEEKTLGVKKEEDGEEDQNGFDDDQSFKWWENPDDLDGEVKWETLEHNGVIFPPEYEPLPKNVKLYYDGRPVTLPLEAEEVAGFFGALLESDHAKNPTFQANFFRDFKKVLEESGGCAEADIENFEKCDFSKIFEYYNAKREERRALPPKEKKRLKEEKEKAEEKYKYCLLNGRKEQVGNFRIEPPGLFRGRGAHPKTGALKRRVRPEDITLNLGKDAPIPAPPEGTQWGEIKHDNTVTWLAMWKENIMGNVKYVRFSQNSSFKGMSDFKKFEKARELKKHIDKIRDDYRSKLKSNMMIDRQIATATYLIDIFALRAGGEKRDDEADTVGCCSLRFEHIFLKPPNTVIFDFLGKDSIRFYQEVQVDQQVFKNLKIFKKDPKKPGDDLFDRLNPGILNTYFQDFMPGLTAKVFRTYNASKTMQDQIDNIPNEGTVNEKVVAFNAANREVAILCNHQRTIPKAHQAGVQKINERIEEMMWQKIKLKRLMLQLDKTLKKKEMSYFAEVADLTKEKEQEIVTRWSERELDKVQKKFEKDKERLGYERKEMPAEDYKVKMAEIKEDHKKRLEKTKEIVKQYKAEAKKQKYEEKSSYTMEKLKTQVDKLEERIKNTSLQLKDKEENSTVSLGTSKMNYIDPRLTVMFAKKFNVPIEKLFTKTLRDKFAWAIESADENWRF
- a CDS encoding uncharacterized protein (PKUD0C05800; similar to Saccharomyces cerevisiae YOL005C (RPB11); ancestral locus Anc_6.30); translated protein: MNAPDRFELFILPDGVPKLQITPDSRVPNCLLIKFEREDHTLGNLLREELINDPKVLFAAYKIEHPLFANFMMRLQTEEGYNPRIALKAACNRLIQKISVLNEKFKREWDLKALLSATETEDEI
- a CDS encoding uncharacterized protein (PKUD0C05790; similar to Saccharomyces cerevisiae YOL004W (SIN3); ancestral locus Anc_6.29) encodes the protein MSAIWNTKNHPDQVSATGTEADPSRSLPLPNSGEPSNTSTAASASAIAQSDPQVVAAQNLDGNPAPKLSTTEIGNSSSSGLQAFQNQQQHPVLPPPPPSIGNNYQFPPLTNLNNLPRYSFTAPSQGQTTSLPPFNSITQGVDEGVPNPSPASKDNIKLPSADSLLKSPQKKHGEKVPPLAKFAGPQEILQPGGDVVDKSAASPSVPEQIVPHTNSEHEVTATQAQVQAPEMSENGANYKPLNVKDALYYLDQVKLKFKNKTDVYNNFLDIMKDFKSHNIDTPGVIERVSSLFKGHPELISGFNTFLPQGFSIECSPTDTNTIVVTTPMGTSIRRDSAELNDLHPQHKPEDRITNTVEAHIEQDRQLNGPTSVVETGNIQHVPSNANEEQKVEAKQSTPAEFDQAINYVNKIKQRYASQPDIYKLFLENLQMYQKGIKPINEVYREISVLFRDAPDLLEDFKLFMPDNTVIREPPQEYAAYSNYYGQNVQLPPVGNFQSGPYPGDQAIMVAPQFGVDQQTDYQNYPKPQIYAEEAQVKTKGKKGSVPSISQMQTVQNQGHLQPYDEFPVSNLRGSLYEQQTPKPALISGVLEPVYPKMLDTDLTNEIAFFDKVKKAVGNKQTYNEFLKLLKLYSSDVIDKNTLHNKSRAIIGGSPELFEWFKKFIGYEEKPLRIEDIAIKKQQIDLLMCKAEGPSYRLLPKSQTKMPCSGRDDLCKSVFNDEWVGHPVWASEESGFIAHRKNQYEEMLFRIEDERHEYDYYMEANLRTIQTLETIANRMASMTPEEKAKFKLPVGLGHTSSTIYMKVIRKIYDKDRGWEVIDALHENPAVAVPIVLKRLKQKDEEWRRVHREWNKVWREAEQKLLIKSLDHLGLSFKNIDKKLLTNKQLVSELSTIKQEQNNKLVHPLMTRQKREIITKYDDFSIFMDILKLVHTNIKRNQLYSQNDKDRMETFMKSFLIKFFFLDSNYIDEELKNRGIVNDHEAEQIEGHVGEHVGSNMTLPTLSQTKKRPREYDLLKNVLRKNKRKKIDQQAQPVEETVLEEEPTSEEAQKAQSNWISDEVVEDNQSEKRDEFNFFVNTQIYVFYRHLDTLYKRLLEIKKMSPEVNKEIKSRVDTKFAVDLGLLDHHLEDMGVAIKGDDSYGEALELCVKLIDSKIEQSTFEESLRNGFRNKAFKLFTIDRVIQNLMKHCHTIVSDSKCSEILMLMEKDRNHLTTSIKDQILYRVQVRSFMNPDENMFKILYNMATFTTTITFLALDDLTIKDSSDTKDSKWKYYLTSYSMSHPTEGLDPSKINVPFLRSQLNMEQENEDEIEGVVDSKLAVKIDKDTYRMRFEPESYDLFIRNSLYKTQPSNTRTKKLRLLKLASIVDGDYGIAGELKEDGLKLANERLQVLVHQGPEEYLKFEHKQKQKQIEAKDEHRAAMQNEEVRGDTSEMVSELKQEVNSVGDTQTDDKMEIDQVSKNEEAANVKVNQEEKSVIANSMVTEASEERKDAAEETTVFEGDSTIQQDETMERVDI
- a CDS encoding uncharacterized protein (PKUD0C05810; similar to Saccharomyces cerevisiae YMR001C (CDC5); ancestral locus Anc_6.31); amino-acid sequence: MSTNRHLQPLNNAQLNRTNIPPLNKTPIKGSITKPDANKKKKREKLSSLCKTPPSVVKNRHGRGYRRGHFLGEGGFARCFQMKDDTGRVFAAKTVAKASIKNEKTKTKLLSEIKIHKSMSHPNIVEFIDCFEDDVNVYILLEICPHQSLMDLLKTRKVITESEARFFMVQTIGAVKYLHRRKVVHRDLKLGNIFFDPQMNLKIGDFGLATIINSSHPRRYTICGTPNYIAPEVLGGKEVGHGFEVDIWAIGIMLYAMLFGKPPFQAKDVNVIYERIKTNDFKFPPESLVSLEARKLITDMLATDPYQRPTLDQVLEYDWFKCGSFPSHITTESLTQKPKHLAFITKEESMINFANCKQMVGINDVPKHPVEILKTDLESERPRALLPHSLSPDNTKNKYKEVSPVSVKPYKSKVSNQLSRAKYDNKMVAMLNDSLSVTLDNIKKIELGQLHPQSEFMQRPCLVSKWVDYSNKHGFAYQLSTGSIGVLFTEGHTVLKFHEGNDIYLIQPDETSGWKVDQFEREQIPNSLANEMQVIDFFDKYMTAHLSDVSNGTSNNQSGGIFLRRYTRDDNGIMFELSNGSYQFNFKDHHKIVISDYGYNITHITPNKEIETLPLEYVLKNQNFYETPDDYFTVKFNFMKHALREKLSI